A window from Microbacterium ginsengiterrae encodes these proteins:
- a CDS encoding GNAT family N-acetyltransferase: MTELRVVELSAATIVAVNNLSLKPGQEQYLAPVSYGIAATVINPKTSWQRVILDGDEVVGFVSANFDPDAPEEHFRSVLWRINVDADDQGRGIGRFAVEALVDEARSRGMNHVDVIYEAGDAGPAAFFERVGFTQVGETEYGEVIASIQVAP; the protein is encoded by the coding sequence ATGACTGAACTGCGCGTGGTCGAACTGTCCGCCGCGACGATCGTCGCGGTCAACAACCTGTCCCTGAAGCCGGGGCAGGAGCAGTACCTCGCGCCGGTCTCCTACGGGATCGCCGCCACCGTGATCAACCCCAAGACCTCCTGGCAGCGGGTGATCCTCGACGGCGACGAGGTCGTGGGATTCGTCAGCGCGAACTTCGATCCGGATGCGCCGGAGGAGCACTTCCGCTCTGTGCTCTGGCGCATCAACGTGGACGCCGATGATCAGGGGCGCGGCATCGGCCGATTCGCCGTCGAGGCGCTCGTCGACGAAGCCCGCTCGCGCGGGATGAACCACGTCGACGTGATCTACGAGGCCGGCGACGCCGGTCCTGCCGCGTTCTTCGAGCGCGTGGGCTTCACTCAGGTCGGCGAGACGGAGTACGGCGAGGTCATCGCCTCGATCCAGGTCGCCCCCTAG
- a CDS encoding NADP-dependent isocitrate dehydrogenase, with the protein MTDDAIIYTYTDEAPALATASLLPIVQAYAGKAGIDIETRDISLAGRILAAFPQRLTAEQGVSDALAELGGLATLPEANIIKLPNISASIPQLKAAIAELQSQGYDIPDFPDEPASLDEKDIRARYDRIKGSAVNPVLREGNSDRRAPLAVKNYAKKHPHTNKPFAEGSKTRVATMGHDDFKHNEKSWIAAHDDVLTIRHIAEDGTVTVLKDNLKVLPREIVDATFLSASALDAFLAETLETAKQDDVLYSVHLKATMMKVSDPIIFGHVVKAFFADVFSRFGDQLAAAGLSANDGLGSILSGVAKLDGGEEIAAEFAKALETGPRVSYVNSDKGITNLHVPSDVIVDASMPALVRNGGKLWGADGGEDDTLAVIPDSSYAGVYQAVIDDVIANGPLNPATIGTVPNVGLMAQAAEEYGSHDKTFEIPSAGRVEIVDGDDNVVIEHRVGAGDIWRATQTKHIPVMDWVKLAVTRAQATGAPAVFWLDLNRAHDAQLIAKVHQALATLDTDGAQISILAPEEATRYTLARMRHGLDTISVTGNVLRDYLTDLFPILEVGTSAKMLSIVPLLAGGGLFETGAGGSAPKHVQQLVEENYLRWDSLGEFFALAASLEHFADRTGNEKARVLAQTLDAATGTFLEEDRSPGRKLGTIDNRGSHFYLGLYWAKELAAQTTDADLAAAFAPVAEALTAKEQEIVSELNGAQGTSVDIGGYYRPDVEKVEKVMRPSQTLNGIIDTI; encoded by the coding sequence GTGACCGACGACGCCATCATCTACACGTACACGGACGAGGCACCGGCTCTCGCCACCGCATCGCTCCTCCCGATCGTCCAGGCCTACGCCGGCAAGGCGGGCATCGACATCGAGACGCGTGACATCTCGCTCGCTGGGCGCATCCTCGCCGCCTTCCCGCAGCGCCTCACCGCCGAGCAGGGCGTCTCGGACGCACTCGCGGAGCTCGGAGGGCTCGCCACGCTGCCCGAGGCGAACATCATCAAGCTCCCCAACATCTCGGCATCCATTCCGCAGCTGAAGGCCGCGATCGCCGAGCTGCAGAGCCAGGGATACGACATCCCCGACTTCCCCGACGAGCCCGCATCGCTCGACGAGAAGGACATCCGCGCCCGCTACGACCGCATCAAGGGGTCCGCGGTGAACCCGGTGCTGCGCGAAGGCAACAGCGACCGCCGTGCGCCGTTGGCCGTGAAGAACTACGCCAAGAAGCACCCGCACACGAACAAGCCCTTCGCCGAAGGGTCGAAGACGCGCGTGGCCACCATGGGGCACGACGACTTCAAGCACAACGAGAAGAGCTGGATCGCGGCGCATGACGACGTCCTGACGATCCGCCACATCGCCGAGGACGGCACCGTCACCGTCCTCAAGGACAACCTCAAGGTGCTGCCGCGCGAGATCGTGGATGCCACGTTCCTCTCCGCATCCGCCCTCGACGCCTTCCTCGCCGAGACCCTCGAGACGGCCAAGCAGGACGACGTCCTCTACTCGGTGCATCTCAAGGCGACGATGATGAAGGTCTCCGACCCGATCATCTTCGGTCACGTCGTCAAGGCATTCTTCGCCGACGTCTTCTCGCGCTTCGGAGACCAGCTCGCCGCCGCGGGCCTCAGCGCGAACGACGGCCTCGGCTCGATCCTCTCCGGCGTCGCGAAGCTCGACGGCGGCGAGGAGATCGCCGCCGAGTTCGCCAAGGCGCTCGAGACCGGACCCCGCGTGTCGTACGTCAACTCCGACAAGGGCATCACGAACCTGCACGTCCCCTCCGACGTCATCGTCGACGCCTCGATGCCGGCGCTCGTCCGCAACGGCGGCAAGCTGTGGGGCGCGGACGGCGGCGAGGACGACACGCTCGCGGTCATCCCCGACTCGTCGTACGCCGGCGTCTACCAGGCCGTGATCGATGACGTCATCGCCAACGGCCCGCTCAACCCCGCCACGATCGGCACGGTGCCCAACGTCGGCCTCATGGCGCAGGCGGCCGAGGAGTACGGCAGCCACGACAAGACCTTCGAGATCCCGTCCGCCGGACGGGTCGAGATCGTCGACGGAGACGACAACGTCGTCATCGAGCACCGCGTCGGCGCCGGTGACATCTGGCGTGCGACGCAGACCAAGCACATCCCCGTGATGGACTGGGTCAAGCTCGCGGTCACCCGGGCGCAGGCGACCGGCGCTCCCGCCGTGTTCTGGCTCGACCTCAACCGTGCGCACGACGCGCAGCTCATCGCGAAGGTGCACCAGGCGCTGGCCACCCTCGACACCGATGGGGCGCAGATCTCGATCCTCGCTCCCGAGGAGGCCACCCGCTACACGCTGGCGCGCATGCGTCACGGGCTCGACACGATCTCCGTCACCGGCAACGTGCTGCGCGACTACCTCACCGACCTGTTCCCGATCCTCGAGGTCGGCACGTCGGCGAAGATGCTGAGCATCGTCCCGCTGCTCGCCGGCGGTGGGCTGTTCGAGACGGGCGCCGGTGGCTCTGCGCCCAAGCACGTTCAGCAGCTGGTCGAGGAGAACTACCTGCGCTGGGACTCGCTCGGCGAGTTCTTCGCCCTCGCCGCGTCTCTCGAGCACTTCGCGGACCGCACCGGGAACGAGAAGGCCCGCGTCCTCGCGCAGACCCTGGATGCCGCGACGGGAACGTTCCTCGAGGAGGACCGTTCGCCCGGCCGCAAGCTCGGGACCATCGACAACCGCGGCAGCCACTTCTACCTCGGCCTGTACTGGGCCAAGGAGCTGGCCGCGCAGACGACCGATGCGGACCTCGCCGCCGCCTTCGCCCCAGTGGCCGAGGCGCTCACCGCCAAGGAGCAGGAGATCGTCTCCGAGCTCAACGGCGCACAGGGCACGTCCGTCGACATCGGCGGCTACTACCGCCCTGATGTCGAGAAGGTCGAGAAGGTCATGCGCCCGTCGCAGACGCTGAACGGGATCATCGACACGATCTGA
- a CDS encoding RidA family protein produces MTTKTRISTDAAPAPAHTFSQGVRKGPFVQVSGQGPVDPVTNEYLFPGDVAAQTTRTLENVKAIVEASGATFDDVVMLRVYLTKREDFATMNDAYGAFVEANTPSGILPSRTTVFTGLPREEMLVEIDGIAIVEA; encoded by the coding sequence ATGACCACGAAGACCCGAATCAGCACCGACGCCGCTCCCGCTCCCGCCCACACGTTCTCTCAGGGCGTGCGCAAGGGACCCTTCGTCCAGGTGTCCGGCCAGGGGCCCGTCGACCCGGTGACGAACGAGTACCTCTTCCCCGGTGACGTCGCCGCCCAGACCACCCGCACGCTGGAGAACGTCAAGGCGATCGTCGAGGCCTCCGGCGCGACCTTCGACGACGTCGTCATGCTGCGCGTCTACCTCACCAAGCGCGAGGACTTCGCGACGATGAACGACGCATACGGCGCTTTCGTCGAGGCGAACACCCCGAGCGGGATCCTCCCCTCGCGCACCACCGTGTTCACCGGCCTTCCCCGCGAGGAGATGCTCGTCGAGATCGACGGGATCGCCATCGTCGAGGCCTGA
- a CDS encoding ABC transporter ATP-binding protein: MSSSSSSSTPSSALSTPAALWRLAPFVRPVVWRFVGGAASALVAAVIALMIPIVLEQIVQGPIQDGATQSGAVGLIILGALVVLALGLGEALMVWLRRWFILKPSTEIEYRMRTQLYARLQTLPVAFHDRWQSGQLLSRMMQDIGLIRRWLAFGLILLVVNLLTIIIGTVLLFRWHWLLGTIFILTAIPLWVTGYRFEKRYGRLARQSQDQAGDLATSVEESVHGIRVLKAFGRGKHALRRFSSQAENLRETELSKARAVGTIWFWLDLMPQIAFGLSLMTGIWLISQGAIALPELFAFFAMATVLRWPIESIGFLFSFMLDARTATDRVFDIFSETNSITDPEQPVRIAEPRGELAFEGAHFRYQDAGAAERDLLDGIDLVLRPGETMALVGLTGSGKTTLTTLPARLYDVTGGRVTLDGVDVRDLSLEELRRHIAMAFEDATLFSASVRENVLLGRAELDVHSDEAERVLREALDVAQAGFVDTLPDGVETVIGEEGLSLSGGQRQRLALARAVAAKPRVLVLDDPLSALDVDTEALVEEALRHVLADTTAMIVAHRPSTVALADRVALLERGRITAVGTHSELLRTSAHYRHVISSLEAEEAARTGAIPIITDDDLAAAEEAAGVAASAPPHAAESHDTDTHDIEKEVQS; this comes from the coding sequence ATGTCTTCCTCGTCGTCCTCGTCAACGCCGTCGTCCGCACTGTCCACCCCCGCCGCCCTCTGGCGCCTAGCCCCCTTCGTCCGGCCCGTCGTCTGGCGGTTCGTCGGAGGTGCCGCGAGCGCGCTCGTCGCGGCCGTCATCGCCCTGATGATCCCGATCGTCCTCGAACAGATCGTGCAGGGCCCGATCCAGGACGGCGCGACGCAGTCCGGTGCCGTCGGCCTCATCATCCTCGGAGCGCTCGTCGTGCTCGCGCTCGGACTCGGCGAGGCGCTCATGGTGTGGCTGCGCCGGTGGTTCATCCTCAAGCCGTCCACCGAGATCGAGTACCGGATGCGGACGCAGCTGTACGCCCGGTTGCAGACGCTCCCGGTCGCCTTCCACGACCGCTGGCAGTCCGGGCAGCTGTTGAGCCGGATGATGCAGGACATCGGCCTCATCCGGCGCTGGCTCGCCTTCGGTCTCATCCTGCTGGTGGTCAACCTCCTGACGATCATCATCGGCACGGTGCTGCTGTTCCGTTGGCACTGGCTGCTGGGCACCATCTTCATCCTCACGGCCATCCCGCTGTGGGTCACCGGGTACCGCTTCGAGAAGCGCTACGGGCGTCTCGCCCGACAGAGCCAGGACCAGGCCGGCGACCTCGCCACGAGCGTCGAGGAGAGCGTGCACGGCATCCGCGTGCTGAAGGCCTTCGGCCGCGGAAAGCACGCGCTGCGGCGCTTCAGTTCGCAGGCCGAGAACCTGCGTGAGACCGAGCTCAGCAAGGCCCGCGCGGTCGGGACCATCTGGTTCTGGCTCGACCTCATGCCGCAGATCGCGTTCGGTCTCAGCCTTATGACGGGCATCTGGCTGATCTCGCAGGGCGCCATCGCGCTGCCGGAGCTGTTCGCGTTCTTCGCGATGGCCACGGTGCTGCGGTGGCCGATCGAGTCGATCGGGTTCCTCTTCTCGTTCATGCTGGACGCGCGCACGGCGACGGACCGCGTGTTCGACATCTTCTCCGAGACGAATTCGATCACCGACCCGGAGCAGCCGGTCCGGATCGCGGAGCCCCGCGGCGAGCTCGCCTTCGAGGGCGCGCACTTCCGGTACCAGGATGCCGGTGCCGCGGAGCGCGACCTGCTGGACGGGATCGACCTCGTGCTGCGCCCTGGCGAGACCATGGCGCTGGTCGGACTGACCGGGAGTGGGAAGACGACGCTCACAACGCTGCCCGCACGCCTGTACGACGTCACCGGCGGTCGCGTCACGCTCGACGGCGTCGACGTTCGCGACCTGTCGCTCGAGGAGCTGCGACGCCACATCGCGATGGCCTTCGAGGATGCGACGCTGTTCTCGGCCTCCGTGCGGGAGAACGTCCTGCTCGGTCGGGCTGAACTCGACGTCCACAGCGACGAGGCCGAGCGCGTCCTGCGCGAGGCGCTCGATGTCGCGCAGGCCGGTTTCGTCGACACGCTGCCCGACGGCGTGGAGACCGTCATCGGCGAGGAGGGTCTGAGCCTGTCCGGCGGACAGCGTCAGCGCCTCGCTCTCGCCCGCGCCGTGGCGGCCAAGCCGAGGGTCCTCGTCCTCGACGACCCCCTGTCTGCCCTCGACGTCGACACCGAGGCCCTCGTGGAGGAGGCTCTCCGCCACGTCCTCGCCGACACCACGGCGATGATCGTCGCCCACCGCCCGTCCACCGTCGCCCTGGCCGACCGGGTGGCGTTGCTGGAGCGGGGGAGGATCACCGCGGTTGGTACGCACTCCGAACTGCTCCGCACGAGCGCGCACTACCGCCATGTCATCTCGAGCCTCGAGGCCGAGGAGGCCGCCCGCACCGGCGCGATCCCGATCATCACCGATGACGACCTCGCGGCGGCAGAAGAAGCGGCGGGTGTGGCGGCATCCGCGCCACCGCACGCCGCAGAATCCCACGACACCGATACGCACGACATCGAGAAGGAGGTGCAGTCATGA
- a CDS encoding L,D-transpeptidase family protein, producing the protein MTDLVTAPGEDAAQSTATTDAVPPHDGDRPLEWAPREPAPKKHRTGMWVGIGVGALVIAAGAASMILIAPGTTVAGVPVGGLTAGAAAEVVESRLADMQITLTGVDGDVSVTGAELGASVDAKALADQAFAEHPMWNVAAWMPDPIPGEIALDPEVAHDSLRTLVPASYEDAVDAGVVFDADKAAYVTTPAESGTGVDLDALTDVMVAALADGDETISFSGAPADAPASVTDADAAGVAEDLNAMLGTIGFYVGDERTVPIAPEVASTWLEVVDDDGQLRIVADEDAIQATVDTLPKLVDREPVDAKAIVNAGGTVLEEITTGVNGRTLGDTSTLASDFAAQLETGNAVQPLEVEEVAFQNTTLKREIDVNLSTQTVSVFENDTLVDSWAVSSGAGGSATNTGSFQVGWKTSSQNMGNPDLTQAPNYYQPDVKWVMYFNGDEALHGVYWHSNWGTPMSHGCVGMPEWRAQWLYQWAPQGTNVYVHY; encoded by the coding sequence GTGACTGACCTCGTCACCGCACCCGGTGAAGACGCCGCGCAGAGCACGGCTACCACTGATGCAGTACCGCCGCATGACGGCGACCGACCGCTGGAATGGGCGCCTCGCGAACCCGCCCCGAAGAAGCACCGGACCGGCATGTGGGTCGGCATCGGCGTCGGCGCGCTCGTCATCGCCGCCGGCGCGGCGTCCATGATCCTCATCGCACCCGGCACGACCGTTGCGGGCGTCCCCGTCGGCGGCCTCACCGCAGGCGCAGCCGCCGAGGTCGTCGAGTCGCGACTGGCGGACATGCAGATCACCCTCACCGGTGTCGACGGCGACGTCTCCGTCACCGGTGCAGAACTGGGCGCATCGGTCGACGCGAAGGCGCTGGCCGACCAGGCCTTCGCCGAACACCCGATGTGGAACGTCGCGGCATGGATGCCCGACCCCATCCCCGGCGAGATCGCCCTCGACCCTGAGGTCGCTCACGACAGCCTGCGCACCCTCGTCCCGGCCAGTTATGAGGATGCCGTCGACGCCGGCGTGGTCTTCGACGCCGACAAGGCCGCCTACGTCACCACACCGGCCGAGTCCGGCACCGGCGTGGACCTCGACGCGCTGACCGACGTGATGGTCGCCGCCCTGGCCGACGGCGACGAGACCATCTCCTTCTCCGGTGCGCCAGCCGATGCCCCGGCCAGCGTGACCGACGCGGATGCCGCCGGAGTCGCGGAGGACCTCAACGCCATGCTCGGGACCATCGGGTTCTACGTCGGCGACGAGCGGACAGTGCCGATCGCACCCGAGGTCGCGTCGACCTGGCTCGAGGTCGTCGACGACGACGGTCAGCTGCGCATCGTCGCCGACGAGGACGCCATTCAGGCCACCGTCGACACCCTGCCGAAGCTCGTCGATCGCGAACCGGTCGACGCCAAGGCCATCGTCAACGCCGGTGGCACCGTGCTCGAGGAGATCACGACAGGCGTGAACGGACGGACGCTCGGCGACACGAGCACGCTGGCCTCCGACTTCGCCGCCCAGCTCGAAACAGGCAACGCCGTCCAGCCCCTGGAGGTCGAGGAGGTCGCGTTCCAGAACACGACGCTCAAGCGCGAGATCGACGTCAACCTGTCGACCCAGACTGTGTCGGTGTTCGAGAACGACACGCTCGTGGACTCCTGGGCCGTGTCGTCCGGGGCCGGCGGCTCCGCCACGAACACCGGATCGTTCCAGGTCGGATGGAAGACCTCCAGCCAGAACATGGGCAACCCCGACCTCACCCAGGCGCCGAACTACTACCAGCCCGACGTCAAGTGGGTCATGTACTTCAACGGCGACGAGGCGCTGCACGGCGTGTACTGGCACAGCAATTGGGGGACCCCCATGAGCCACGGCTGCGTCGGCATGCCGGAGTGGCGCGCGCAGTGGCTGTACCAGTGGGCGCCCCAGGGCACCAACGTCTACGTGCACTACTGA
- a CDS encoding ABC transporter ATP-binding protein — protein sequence MSTTVAGTQGEDRSNYTREESRAIRRRSLRLLGSLVSPLKAQIVLAAVVLVISTALQVAGPILISIGLDRALPAVLDGADWMPTFVIGIVYLLAGAAAAALIGWYVVVAARITQAVLIDLRKRIFLHTQRLSLEFHETYTSGRIISRQTSDLDSIRELLDGGLNNLVSGVLFGAFTFIALMVWDWQSGVILLLAGVPLFLLMRWFYSRSQIVFRESRVISARVIVQFVETMTGIRAVKAFRKEPRNDATFQKVAGEYRDVNRRSMLLFGTFEPGLMSVAALTLGLVVLWGGIRVADGALTVGVLLSAVLYVRNFFAPMQEIAMFLNSYQSATAALEKVSGVLEEQPTVPDPEKPVDLWESRGHVRFDEVTFGYSGEKTILPNFSLDIRAGQTIALVGTTGAGKSTLAKLISRFYDPSDGRVTLDGVDLRSLHPKDLRRAIVMVTQEAYLFSGTVADNIALGKPDATLDEIRAAARAVGADEFISALPDGYNSDVNKRGGRVSAGQRQLISFARAFLADPAVLILDEATASLDIPSERLIQDALQTLLADRTAIIIAHRLSTVAIADRVLVMEHGRIIEDDTPAALISGTGKFAQLHAAWQETLV from the coding sequence ATGAGCACGACCGTCGCTGGAACCCAGGGCGAGGACCGCTCCAACTACACCCGCGAGGAGAGCCGCGCGATCCGCCGGCGCTCGCTGCGGCTGCTCGGGTCGCTCGTCTCTCCGTTGAAGGCGCAGATCGTCCTGGCCGCCGTCGTCCTCGTCATCTCGACGGCGCTGCAGGTGGCAGGGCCCATCCTCATCAGCATCGGTCTGGACAGGGCGCTGCCCGCCGTCCTCGACGGCGCCGACTGGATGCCGACCTTCGTCATCGGGATCGTGTACCTGCTGGCCGGAGCGGCAGCGGCCGCGCTGATCGGCTGGTACGTCGTCGTGGCCGCCCGCATCACCCAGGCCGTGCTCATCGACCTGCGCAAGCGCATCTTCCTGCACACGCAGCGCCTGAGCCTGGAGTTCCACGAGACGTACACGTCCGGCCGCATCATCTCGCGCCAGACGAGCGATCTGGACTCGATCAGGGAGCTGCTCGACGGGGGCCTCAACAACCTCGTCTCCGGTGTGCTCTTCGGTGCGTTCACGTTCATCGCGTTGATGGTGTGGGACTGGCAGTCCGGGGTGATCCTGCTTCTTGCCGGCGTCCCGCTGTTCCTGCTGATGCGCTGGTTCTACTCGCGCTCGCAGATCGTCTTCCGCGAGTCGCGCGTGATCAGCGCGCGCGTCATCGTGCAGTTCGTCGAGACCATGACCGGCATCCGCGCGGTCAAGGCGTTCCGCAAGGAGCCGCGCAACGACGCGACCTTCCAGAAGGTCGCCGGCGAGTACCGCGACGTCAACCGCCGGTCCATGCTGCTGTTCGGCACCTTCGAGCCCGGGCTGATGTCCGTGGCCGCACTGACCCTCGGCCTCGTCGTGCTGTGGGGTGGCATCCGCGTCGCCGACGGCGCACTGACCGTCGGTGTCCTCCTGTCCGCCGTGCTGTACGTGCGCAACTTCTTCGCGCCGATGCAGGAGATCGCGATGTTCCTCAACTCCTACCAGTCGGCCACGGCCGCGCTGGAGAAGGTGTCTGGTGTGCTCGAGGAGCAGCCGACAGTGCCCGACCCGGAGAAGCCGGTCGACCTGTGGGAGTCCCGCGGTCACGTGCGCTTCGACGAGGTGACCTTCGGGTACTCGGGGGAGAAGACGATCCTGCCGAACTTCTCGCTCGACATCCGCGCCGGGCAGACGATCGCTCTGGTCGGGACGACGGGGGCGGGCAAGTCCACGCTCGCCAAGCTCATCTCGCGCTTCTACGACCCCTCCGACGGCCGCGTCACGCTCGACGGGGTGGATCTGCGGTCGCTGCATCCGAAGGACCTGCGCCGGGCGATCGTCATGGTCACCCAGGAGGCGTACCTGTTCAGCGGGACGGTCGCCGACAACATCGCGCTGGGTAAGCCCGACGCCACGCTCGACGAGATCCGTGCGGCGGCGCGCGCGGTGGGCGCCGACGAGTTCATCTCGGCACTGCCCGACGGGTACAACTCCGACGTGAACAAGCGCGGAGGACGCGTGTCTGCGGGGCAGCGTCAGCTGATCTCGTTCGCGCGCGCGTTCCTCGCCGACCCCGCCGTGCTGATCCTCGACGAGGCGACCGCCTCGCTGGACATCCCGTCGGAGCGCCTCATCCAGGACGCGCTGCAGACGCTGCTCGCCGACCGGACGGCGATCATCATCGCGCACCGCCTGTCGACGGTCGCGATCGCCGACAGGGTGCTCGTGATGGAGCACGGGAGGATCATCGAGGACGACACCCCCGCCGCGCTCATCAGCGGGACGGGCAAGTTCGCGCAGCTGCACGCCGCATGGCAGGAGACGCTCGTCTGA
- a CDS encoding GH1 family beta-glucosidase — MNRPTGNADYRDSGLVFPPSFTFGSATASYQIEGAAAEDGRTPSIWDTFSKTPGKVWNGDTGDVACDHYHRVDDDLDLMKDLGLGAYRFSIAWPRIQPTADGTVNQAGLDFYSRLVDGLLERGIRPVATLYHWDLPQYLEDAGGWTSRATTDAFERYAEIMGTALGDRVHTWTSLNEPWCSAYLGYGQGGHAPGRTEPASALSAVHHLNLAHGRGIQALRATCTGDPEYSVTLNFHVLRGQGDGADEAMRRIDALANRAFTHPMLRGEYPADLLADTAEVTDWSFVQDGDLATINQPLDVLGVNYYSTATVRLWDGVSEKQQNDGHKGTSAGTAWPGSDRLVEFVEQPGPYTAMGWNIAPEGLEELLVSLSEQFPEQPLMVTENGAAFEDEVAEDGSVPDPERTDYLRRHFTAAHRAMERGVDLRGYFVWSLLDNFEWGYGYAKRFGIVRVDFDTLERTVKDSGHWYRELVRTRTLPA, encoded by the coding sequence ATGAACCGCCCCACCGGCAACGCCGACTACCGCGACTCCGGGCTCGTCTTCCCGCCGTCGTTCACATTCGGCTCTGCGACTGCCTCGTATCAGATCGAGGGCGCCGCAGCAGAAGACGGCCGCACTCCCTCCATCTGGGACACCTTCAGCAAGACACCGGGCAAGGTCTGGAACGGTGACACGGGGGATGTGGCCTGCGACCACTACCACCGCGTCGACGACGACCTCGATCTGATGAAGGATCTCGGCCTCGGAGCGTACCGCTTCTCCATCGCGTGGCCCCGGATCCAGCCGACCGCCGACGGCACCGTCAATCAGGCCGGCCTCGACTTCTACTCCCGTCTCGTCGACGGCCTGCTCGAACGCGGTATCCGCCCCGTGGCGACCCTCTACCACTGGGACCTTCCGCAGTACCTCGAGGATGCCGGTGGATGGACCTCGCGTGCCACCACGGATGCGTTCGAGCGCTATGCGGAGATCATGGGAACCGCCCTGGGCGACCGCGTCCACACCTGGACCTCGCTCAACGAACCGTGGTGCTCGGCGTACCTGGGCTACGGCCAGGGCGGGCACGCTCCGGGCCGAACGGAACCGGCATCCGCCCTCTCCGCCGTGCACCATCTCAACCTCGCGCACGGCCGCGGCATCCAGGCCCTCCGCGCCACGTGCACCGGCGACCCCGAGTACTCGGTCACGCTGAACTTCCACGTCCTGCGCGGACAGGGCGACGGCGCGGACGAGGCCATGCGGCGCATCGACGCGCTGGCGAACCGCGCCTTCACCCACCCGATGCTCCGCGGTGAGTACCCCGCTGATCTGCTCGCGGACACGGCCGAGGTGACCGATTGGAGCTTCGTCCAGGACGGCGACCTCGCCACCATCAACCAGCCGCTCGACGTCCTCGGCGTCAACTACTACTCCACCGCGACCGTCCGCCTCTGGGACGGCGTCTCCGAGAAGCAGCAGAACGACGGACACAAGGGCACGTCCGCCGGCACGGCGTGGCCGGGCAGCGACCGCCTCGTCGAGTTCGTCGAGCAGCCCGGCCCGTACACGGCCATGGGCTGGAACATCGCCCCGGAGGGTCTCGAGGAGCTTCTCGTGTCGCTGTCGGAGCAGTTCCCCGAGCAGCCGCTGATGGTGACCGAGAACGGGGCCGCCTTCGAGGACGAGGTGGCCGAGGACGGTTCGGTTCCGGACCCGGAACGCACGGACTACCTGCGGCGCCACTTCACCGCGGCGCACAGGGCGATGGAGCGCGGCGTCGACCTGCGCGGCTACTTCGTGTGGTCGTTGCTGGACAACTTCGAGTGGGGCTACGGATACGCCAAGCGGTTCGGCATCGTCCGCGTCGACTTCGACACCCTCGAGCGGACCGTCAAGGACTCGGGGCACTGGTACCGGGAACTCGTCCGCACCCGCACCCTCCCCGCCTGA